The Oncorhynchus masou masou isolate Uvic2021 chromosome 6, UVic_Omas_1.1, whole genome shotgun sequence genome has a window encoding:
- the LOC135542767 gene encoding histone deacetylase complex subunit SAP18-like — protein MALESRITQEEIRKIPEKPIDREKTCPLLLRVFTTNGGRHHRGDEFARGQVPSSELQIYTWMDASLKELTSLVKEVYPEARKKGTHFGFAIVYPEPKRNGYRVKDIGNTVSGRKGENDSMTLQSQRFQIGDYLDIAITPPNRAPPLNPRMGMGRPF, from the exons ATGGCTCTTGAATCAAGAATCACACAAGAAGAGATACGAAAAATCCCCGAAAAGCCTATCGACCGAGAAAAG ACTTGTCCTCTTCTGCTGCGGGTATTTACGACCAACGGTGGCAGGCATCACAGAGGGGACGAATTCGCACGAGGACAAGTCCCTTCAAGTGAGCTGCAAATCTACACATG GATGGATGCCTCGCTAAAGGAGCTGACCAGCCTAGTGAAGGAGGTGTACCCTGAAGCTCGGAAGAAAGGAACACACTTTGGTTTCGCCATCGTTTATCCTGAGCCCAAAAGAAATGGCTACAG AGTGAAAGACATCGGCAACACTGTGTCAGGCAGGAAGGGGGAAAATGACTCCATGACGCTACAGTCGCAGCGCTTCCAGATAGGAGACTACCTGGACATAGCTATCACACCACCCAACAGAGCCCCCCCACTTAACCCACGCATGGGCATGGGGAGGCCCTTCTGA